In Nilaparvata lugens isolate BPH chromosome 13, ASM1435652v1, whole genome shotgun sequence, the sequence ttagcacttcaacaacccataactcgcttattaaaccacttaaaaatttctgTTACCACTTTTTcacactcttataatgatcttaaaattatattgaaaaatattatccaatttgaataaaaaagtgtaccgaacagctataattaaaatattctgacaataaattgaatatttcacaaaaaatgcAAATATTTTCCTATAGCATACTAGCAATTAGCTCGAGTTGACTAGGCCAACTACTAGCTGCAAGTACACCGCTCAACAGTAGAAGGCAACAAATTTTAAACCCATAATCAGCTTAATAGAAACGCCTATGATTATAAACACAACTTCCATCTAGTAGCCGTTTAATGTCCTTAAATTATTAAGAACAAATATTGCTgactaaataaaaaattctaaattcaactATCCTACGGTCACATCAAAACATAAACTTTTTTAATAAGTTCCTTGCACGTTGCagtttaaaattcaataactctACAATTTAGAGTAAAGGATTAACGGCCTACACCAAAAAGGAGACCCTGAAATCATGGGGAATACTTTGGTGCATAATCGTAATTAGGTTATACTATTTTCAATCGTAAGTAGCCTAGCCTAGTAGTTGAGTAAGTaccatttataatttattttagtcaaATCCAACTAAATAGAACCCGAGTAAAATATTGTATGGTATAAAACCTGGAAgagtaaaaatgaatattatctactaataaatgaaaaactaaTAACTTCAAACTTGATGAAACTTCTCAAAACTAACTCATAGTGGAGTAAGcaccaattataattaatattaggCCTAGTCAAATCCAATTAAATAGAACACGAGAGATTATGAGTCAATATTATctaatgataaaatgaaaaactagttacttaaaattttatgaaactcAAAACTGAACGGTTCAAGCCTTGCTTGAACATTAATTTGTTCTATGAAAAATAAGCCAATCAATGTATCAGCCAAGTTAGGCTTGTCCTGAACAACTCTCACCGTAATCTAACTCACATTATCGCAATTCaaccaaataaataaactattatttattgataaataatgagtTCATAGTATTACGACTTTGCAATATTCTATAATGATCATAAAGCTTTAATAGGCCTAACTGTAATCAAAACTATGTACCTAACCAGAAAATAACAAAGGATAAAAAACAATGCAGTTTTTAAACAAGACACTCAAGTGATAACAAGCGGAAAATATAATGCAAAAATTAACAGAACaaagaataaaattcaataatagtaGTCGGCAATTTTAATTGAGATAATAAATGTATTTGCTTTAACAAACCTGAAATCGTCGAAGATAACCTCAACAATAGGCCTGGCTAACCACACAATCAAactcatttaattattatcaataaaactgATTTACATCACTGACTTTAATCAACTAGAAATAGaactattattaatttgatccacattgaaaataacaatttcaacTTTAATTCCCAGCCTTTCAGATTTAAACAAACAACATGACAAACTTGACACTTCCACTTCTAAGCAGCCATTTTCCCCATTCATGGAACTACCGAGCCACGACCTTCTCAAGCCAACAAATTTATCATCATGAAAGCTGTGGCACAATTCAAAACTTTTCAGGCTGTCATTCAGATGTCATAAGGACAGTCAACTTGCGAGATGGTCAATTTGCAGGACGATCAACTTGTATGATGGACAACTGCAACACCATAAAAAACCGACATAACCAAACAATTTAATACTATGTTTGtaacttattttgaatattaagtTCAATAACTAAAAATTAACAACAAATAAACATGAAATCCATAGCTATTTATCTACAACTCAGAAAATAAATTACCGTGTTTTAATAATTCTAGctagaatattattgtaacCTAAAATGAAGTACCGGTACCGTACTAGACTGCCTaaaaaaagattgaataattatcaGAAGACTAATTTAGCCTACAAGTGGATAAGTTgtaataatagtaaatttattatCTATACCTTTATTCATAAACAATACTGGTAAAATCATGTTTcactaataaaacaaaactttacTTGCAATTTTACTACAAGTCTATCAAAAACATAACCCCTAAATTTAACACATCATTCTTTAAAACCTTTAATAAACTTATTCGcgataatacaataaataattaccaTAAAACTTGATAGAAGAAGACAAGAAGCTCAGTCCGACCAGACCAGTTTATACAAGAGAAGAGAACTGCTTGCAGTGAGCCCCTAGTAACTGACAGCCCTATTGGCTTGtaagagccaatcagagagctgcttttattaaatcattccaTGACCTTCTTTAACCTTCCTTCAACCAAACCGAATTTCAATATGGCGTAACTAAATCGAGATttgttttaatagaattatgTATAGTTTAATAACCAGAGCTACCTATCAACCGAGAGCCTATTTATCACAAtgcaatgaatttgaaataatatttcgatTAAAACACTAGTTTCAACAGAATAATATAAGTGACGGTGATTAAATTCATTTCCTACCTTGATTTCAGCTCATAGAAGAATTAGGTACTTTTAACTAACACAAAACTCATATTTACAGTAAATATTATCACTGCTGCATAGTAAAATACATAGCAAGAGGTCTTTAATCAACATAAATTCCTCACAATTAacacattatttatcaaaataaataagttatttaCAAGAGAACAACTAGCATTCTAGTATGTGAAGAAGTATCGTTGTGCGTGAACGTGAACTAACAAGACACAAGACAAGTACCCCTCTAGTCAAAGAAAGTCTAGTCATGAGTCTTGGCCCAAGacagccaatcagagaatggCATTTCCGTCACGTGGTCAGTGAGTGTTGCGACGCTCTGTGGCAGTCACCTTCAACCACAACTAACCAAATTTCAACATGGCttaaatctattttataattttacaaatcaacttaaaaataatttcactaCCATAAAATTACTTTCCCTTATCGGAGAGCCTATTTCTAATGGATATAAAATCCCTCTAGTTATTTTAGGAATTTTTGAACACTTTCCAAAAACTTTACTAGTAATTTCAAGAGAATAAAagtgagaaattaattattagcTGAAATATGCTAGCAAAGTCAGCGGACATCTTGAAACCAGGTAGCCTAGAGGTTTCTTTGTAAAGTGATTCCAAAATCCTACATCAACACTAGATGAACAATGAAATGAATTCGAACTAGCGTTCTACAATAAACAAGAATTGGCTAACAAATTCCAATTCATAACATGAGGGATGAGTTACTGTATGATTGAtgatatcaataaatttcatacctATTATGAAGACCAGTCTGCAAAGGTGAATATCAACGACACAAAATTAATCCATCTATTTCACATTAAAGATACCCCAAACTAAAATATATACAAGGGAGCGCTTAATGAACATATTCATGATAATGTACAGAGTAATTAGTGCATTACTATTGTCAACAGACAAGGAAGAACGGTCAACTGGCGTGTTGCAGGTTGTAGCAAGCCAAGCAAAGCTCTCTCCTTCTACTGACGTCAAATGATTAAACTACAAAATGTCGCAAATCACTGCCATTCAAATTGTCACAAAAATTATTCCACTACCTAAAAATTACTTCCTCTTATACCTCCCCTACTTTTACGACTttttcccccctccccccacccATCCTATGCACCCCCCACCATCCCTGCTCCTCCCGCACCTCCACTGCCCCTCCACCACtccttagaaggagaagaacctctctccctccctctctctctatttcagaagaagaagaagaaggagaagaagaaggagaggatgaagaagaggaggaagaagaagaagaagatgataacaatgatgctctctctctctatgttatgctctctctcacaccctctctctctctctctatgttATGCTCTATTTCATTTATAGATAGTCATGcccaattacatttagtcacagtctatttgatgatgatttatagcagagagagagagaggcaatctactgtcagatttaagtgaaacgaacttctgccagatttaagtgaaacatCTTTGTCTAACTGTCACATTTAAGTGAAATGAACATCTTACtgtcagatttaactgaaacatgtacTTGACAACGTTGTCAAGCACATGCAGAATTGTGGGTTGTATACACAGCgaacattatatttttaatgtttcctcAATCATAACTAATGCATAGAATGAACTAGTATATCCAAATACACACACATTAGTTTTGAATTAGACATATATCAGTGGGGGGAAACTCTCTACAGAGTGATctatgatcttttacattttttatcggtAATGTCATATGACATTATTTCACAGAATTTCTAGTATATTgagtaattcaaaaatttcagataaaattggaaagtggagattttctgtttttgttaatgcaagATCGCTCACCTCAtcacctgttgaaaatttaatattctttgcaattagatccaattcattgaatgaaattgacatcacaagacgagatagtttcttgaactttgaaaagctataacaaacaaccatatttttcagttgagtgtaTGTACAGGTAAAATGTGATAAGAAACTATTCGAATAAACTTGTATCTGCACACTATACTACACACTTCTATAAATAGAATTGAGCTTCAACGCATGTGAGATCTTTACAGCTCAACTAACAAAGATTTACTGAATGATTAAACCTAGACATTGCAGGTACAATGGAAATGAAAACAATCGAGtatacactagaaatttatGTACACGATTCACTACAATTGTTTAacacttcctcttcaatttttattagtttactcACAGACAGTTTATGGGGTTGgtaatagcatagataatcatgtatatcattcaaattcactgtgtttaagaaaattacttttagttgtttcaccagatgatgattttcatgagttgaatgtttaattgcaatttcacatgcatcataccaatcaagacactgttctaacctcatttccaattcactatcagcttgcatctacttgcacgggtccatgatgagcaagtgaagaaactatacatatgtcggtactaatatagagaaattaaatgGGTTCTGTCCCTTTCCACCAATACAACATACGCGAGCTCTATGATATCTCAATGCTTgcatacaataaacacattgaatttcttgtctgttatagaaaaagccatatcttgcaaagtttttcttttctgtatttgaatagaattcacattttttcatgctaagcattctattttttttgcacatgaaatttggagacaagtccatatttttcattatcaacaaattataatgatgcGCAGCATAGAGGGCACATCGCCCAGTCAGATTgcgatgatgaatttcacaggcattataACACCATGAGCTAGTGAAGTAGCTTAAATTTGGTTTCTCAAATTCATCTGGTAAACAACATACGTTTTTAtgtaaccttctaagaaacttagctttctgtgtaccttttgtgtagattttatcacatccttcaagataagatatcaataattcatctgtataaataaaatgaccatCTTCCCAGggtattttgtgataattgttctctgCCCATGTTGCATGCTTACACAATTTAGCATTCAATTCCAACTTGGCAAATGGTGACTTGAAATGCaacacaacaaagctatttacCTGATCTATGATTCTgatttctttcacaataatttgattagaatttctcttgaaccaatgcatgtcCACTGTTGCGaattttttacaggagagaGTTTCTTCCTTCTGTTTGATGACAAGGTCTGTTTtgtcctccgttctcctcctcctttgtcctctgttctccttctcctcctcctgtggtttaggtgtactacatcttgattgatagtagaagaagtcttcCTCAGCgtcaagatcacactgtatcCCGATAAAtcgttttcttctcagaattagaagacattataggtgtactacatcttgagtcatagtagatgctgtcttcctcatcatcaagatcacactgtatcCCGATAGACCATGTTTtttctcagaattagaagacattgtagatgttaaccgatcaaagctaaaacctcaaatgagtgaaatttgaaaaatgcaatacttatatagtttgtgctctatcgagaaattactgaacttccttcatcatggaagtaagaggagtgtactccatgatacgatcactgattaaaatgcaataagcaGAAGTATTTGGAGGGACACCTACCTTAAATTTcatatctattctaatatctgtgAAGGATTTCAAATAagaagattgatgtgaacaatcAATTACAATCAGGGGTGTTTTAGTACAAAAAGTGTTAAAATTAATCTCTGTTCCAAGCTCACTattgatactatggttatagtacgCTGgtgcaaaatccaaaaacatatgGTACATCAATTGTTGTTTACCAAGGAGGTTTACATAAGGAAAATAGTCAGAGTTGAAGTAGACCTTTGCATTCTGAAGATTACAACTATCGAATTccgagattgatttattaattttattctcacaatCTGTCTGAAATGctaaaacaacatactttggtgtgtcgagatgggatgcagtttttactgcccaagaatgaacagtgctattttgtaaatttggtaattccGAAATCTCCCAATGACAAAAGCTCAGCTTCAGCGGTGTATCAGCAtcgagcaatctcaaaaatttcaacctcacatgatcttctaaagtaatatagggaattctccattgaagctttgtttttttttacattaacgtttgttgcttctgtagacacgatgcaattgagatctgttggtgatcttaataatacaagttcttgtttcaagtttaaaattattctttgaaagtcttcaaaaaatggtaaaactaatttaagaggtactgtacacagaatgtaaacttattatctttTAGTGTATATCCTTCTCTGTCAaacccagccaagtgatatgtgtttatatcaaacatatttttcactaaTATAGCTCtaattgttgatgttaatccaattagtcttgatttagaaatttgttgaccAGCCAATTCATATTGAgtttcatcaaagagatttccaatgaggttagtggataatatatacttagcttCTATCGGATCATCCCCAGCCTTCGCACCTGGTTTTGTACACTTCACctccccctcaataaatataaatgatttgcatggaagGCTGTACTGATCCAGAGAAGCCACATGGATGCAAGCTTCATCTGAGGGTTCAATTTCTTGGCCcgaatatactgtatgagtatggaactgaaatttagtaatatcattatagaactcgagttgagattcaaaatcgagaatttcactaattacTGCGCCGTACATGATGCCAATCTACTATaaatcccaacttttccaatattctcgtGCTTTTCGGAGATATAGCACAtagctttttaggtgttgactctaTTACGTTCAAGTCTCTAATGAGCTTCTGTGAGCAAATGCTAGTGTGAGGTTTGAAAACGAGAAatcccatttcaagttctttgtttttcacgaatgtgaactctaattgtaattatatctccgcggaaatcaataaacgatccttcttgatcagttacctttacattaatgctttgaattctatgtgtgtttaaaggcatatagattattGGATTAGGtgtttcatttattaaatacccactaggtactctaggtgaaaactcgtatataatatgtttctgtttaCCATTAGAGTAACTCCCACAGGCTATattgcactcaactacaatagagtcaatatttgttatgctaactaaatgctgagaataataccatttatttggTTGTactataacattatcaaaaccaagcatttttcctattgaagtagatgatgtaaagtcaataggcttatcagaacgaatttcgagcttcatagtatttgtgttAGCTCTTATATGAAGTTTCTTTtcgttattattcaatttagtcTTTAAAGCTAATACGAGGgctatttttttcaacttctgATCGTGCTGCTAGATGGCAATGCGAGCAGCATTGGCCAACAATGCACGGCAGCTGTCTATGCACATCTCACACTATAACCTCACTCGTTTTCGGCCATCTGTTGTCATTACCAGTTCATCTAGCGACACATAAATATGGCCAATATGATAGAATCTCCCACCAAGTGTGAGTTGTGAagtgtaattcgttttttgcaAGCTGAAGGGTTATCCACAGCAGAAATTCACCATAGAATGAAACGAGTATATGGTGAAAGCTTTATGAGTGACAGTGCAGTGCGTGATTGGAGAGGAACTGTGCAGAACAAAAGGAGAGGAATGCTCACATTGGGAGTGGTGCTCATTCATGACAACGCCTGTCCTCACAGTGCTGCTGTGATGAAGCATCTTCTTGACGGGTTTAAATGGGACGTTTTTGACCATCCAGCGTATAGCTCAGACTTAGCACCAAGCGACTATCACCTTTTCCCGGAACTGAAGAAAATGCTAGGAGGGCAGAGCTTCTGACAAGACAATGCGCTGCAAGATGCTGTGAAAAACCATCTCAAATCACTGGTGGCTAAATTCTATGAACAAGGTATTAAGAAGCTTGTACCCAGGTATAAAAAATGCCTCAATCTGAGTGGTGACTATGTTAAgaagtaactaataatgtaaataacttttgataataaattcattcaattactctCACTAGTTTCTTTTTTATACCACatcggaagttgaaaaaaaatagccCTTGTATaatgtcatcaacttcatatgcacccgtatcaagattaattaatttatcaccatatttgaagctagaatttttacattttataacatttgcaatgctattgtaagtatagaaattaatcaatccaatttcccattctttatttttatccaaattgaGAATTTCTtgcaaatgttcatagaggtcaCTTGATCTAGattgtaatgtaataacaaccatcttatatGTTTTCCCCCACAAATACTGGATTACAACTGGTTTGCAAAAAACAAGAGCATAAGGTGTCCACATATATctgtatgtaatggttgcatgtactcaacattgtaaaaaatatttacacctgtttcttttttccaatatttattcaattcataaggtggttgtaaattaccaattggatcaaaatagtaaacatttgatccccgtttcttataaccaacccagtgtgtaccatgtccagattgagtgtctaaattaacaatacaattctcattttttagaattttattaggtaatgtATCTATCATGTATACAACTTTTaggggaatttgtaataatttacaccatTTTATTAGATCGTGATTAGACAATTCACcattgatattcattttttcactttcTTTGTCTTTCTACGTTTTTCAACtccttttttactttttttctttgggaataaacttacaccatatggtgaggaggaggaggaggaggggttgGGGCCAATCAAAATACGACCACCAGTCGAGATTGGGGGGTACAGTTTCAAATAGTAACCTCTACCTGCAAtaggctgtttcaactgagcaatagcttTTTTCCTTACCGACGCTATGAGTTTTCCTAACActtgtgctcttcttcttctttctcaaaccaCCGCCAAAcactgctttagctttcatcacgttTGTTACAAGATAACTCAAACCACCGCCAAAcactgctttagctttcatcacgtttgttacaagataactaagtgctttttcactaagagatgtttttggatttttgaatatctcccatgcagcgtttgcaAGAGCTCTGTCTTCAATCGCTCgcgacttattatcactattttgagtgtatgctatatcatgtaccttacaggcactatctaatgaatttataccttgatcacctttctttaacctttcattaaccttggtgccaGGTCCGCACCACTGATAGCCGGGGAAGTGGGTTTCCGGTGAggcatttatcaatttatttataatagttgatgtAATGTCCCCCGCAGTACCCGCTATACCTTTGACAATTTTTCTAGCcaaactcaagattcctctccCTCATTTCCTAGAAGATAACTTtcttctacataccatttttcattaccttttaactcaatagttgaacatcaactgaggttaattaatcaaacacttaatctcaatcgagagacaaagaaattgtctcactaagtgctttatatattactacaaagttggtaagttttaatcaatagggtatacaattttctatcatcaaatgtcttattaacacacttgttaagtatgttgtaagttttgtagaaatcgcaaagaattgaacgttcatcaatcataaatctatacctatgtcttagactaacatcgagagaagcatctgatgaattgacacatgatttgatataagataatgtatgatttcttactagcagtgattcctgcatcaattgaggtgtttccaaatccctaatcttattttgtacattttgtatagattccaatattctcttactatcattttgcattgaatcatattttttcaaagcaatatggaaaagtaatagcatattcacacaacatattataaagagaagaacaaataaaactctCCATACGATTATCCTCATTGCACAACTTCTCCCTTCAAGTGTTGTAAgcatactgataaaaatagattgcaatatctatagtgagtgtATAGCACTAACAGATGAAAGAGAATCTCACAACAAGGTTGAGACTGACATGTGGTGCATGCGCAGCAGCAACTATAAAATAGTTTCTCTTGTGACCGTACACTCATTGACTGCATAGTTACAAGAGCATTACTATTCTTGTGTGTACTATTCTACATTCAatgagtgttcagttacaagagGATCAATTCTTGTATGAAcagtgtactattctacatcttctttgatacaacaaacaggtgagaattataaacaatttttataaaaacaatattacaatttattattaatcactacaatatttacattatatactactactacttgtaAAGCATCTCACCACAACATGATATGACAATaagattgttaaattttaaaaatcttaatGTCAGTCCATGTAGCAGTGACATGCTTCACCACTATTGCTAAATTTTTACAATTGGCATTAAATTTGATAACTTTTATTGGTGAAATTGTGGatgaaaatctctgaggtagatatacctcagagattttctttgtagatgcaatgtttatttttaatattattcttctcccGTGGTGGTTTGTTTCTTCATGAGCAGAGATAATACTATGCGGGACATCTTCCGCCAGCTCGCGGAGAGGCATCCATGGCTTAGCTGATGGTCTATTGATGATTGAAACAAAATCATTGTGATTGTCATCATCCTGCGCCACCTCCTCTAGTAGCTGAGCAATGGAGGAGTTCTCAGCTTCATATGCACATTGTTTctgttaaataaaaataaatctatgattagtaacttattataatttgttttagaTTATCAACTACTTATGATCAAcatattattgtcataatctcaacttgatatcatcagattgacaagacattctctacacaaagtgagtaatatcagttattgaaatgatttgaataaataatatttcttgcttcatattgCAGAATCCAACAGTGATGCATGAAATGcatacatcaaattaataagcaaGCTCTTTCAATGTAcattgcaacaaataactatcaactgaatcagtaattttcttaacacatcacttcaatattatattctattattttatagcAAAAAATAGTATGCATGATtagtacaaataatttaaataatatgtatGATCAGTGCAatgtaagcatcataataatgatcatgaaatcaaaatattcatcttattcaaatTTTGACTGAAGTCTAATCAATTCAACTAGTAGGCttgatcagttcaatttcaaaaagtaatcattataatattcatgaattcaaaatatacacatcttattcaattcctaactgaactctaatcatttaatatcacattgtGAATGCATGTAATACGAAgacatctattggaaattagtttttctcagtaaagtgagaaatttattggatagtagcatgcattcaacctaatcacttcaaataattatatttcttgatttcataaaacaacatagaagttgctcaattcaaatgaacatatcaatttcaatgtaatcatCATATTCATGAACTCAAATATAcatcttattaattttttaactgaactctaaagttgaatagtttcattTCCTATATTACAATTCGTTATCAAGAAATAATTCTTGTTTGAAACTGTCTTTCAAATCTAATCAGATTTATCAAtttctcacaataaattgaactctaatcatttaatatcacaatgtggatacatgtaatgtgaacagatctattggaaattagtttttctcagtaaagtaagaaatttatcagatagtagcaagctttcaacaaattaatgacgacatataaagatttaaaattatctgttcacattacaagttaataatatttggaaTAACTAACCTTTGAGGGTACAAAGTTGgtttcctcatcctcctcctccagaaAGTGCAGCTTTCTCTTCCCCTGTTGCTTGTTGGAAATCATTGTGAGTGGCACACGTCTCGTTGCCCACTCCAGATGAGATGGCAGAGTGTCCGGTACAATGATTTCCTCACTGCTCAACCCCCTCTCCACAAAGACACCATGGTTCTTCAATGGTTAGTCCTCGCAGTCGGATGCAGCAGCGGGAGCAGCACTGGTAGTGGTGGCTggaagcttcttcttcttctgctgtgCAGCTTGAGCTGCCCAGTAAGATGGGAAGTGCTTTGTTGAGGAGGAGTATCTGGAAGAATGTAGTCCTGATGCATAGATGATGAGTCCATGTTTCAttcgttt encodes:
- the LOC120354061 gene encoding uncharacterized protein LOC120354061, yielding MISNKQQGKRKLHFLEEEDEETNFVPSKKQCAYEAENSSIAQLLEEVAQDDDNHNDFVSIINRPSAKPWMPLRELAEDVPHSIISAHEETNHHGRRIILKINIASTKKISEVYLPQRFSSTISPIKVIKFNANCKNLAIVVKHVTATWTDIKIFKI